Proteins from one Impatiens glandulifera chromosome 2, dImpGla2.1, whole genome shotgun sequence genomic window:
- the LOC124924509 gene encoding auxin-responsive protein SAUR68-like translates to MVSRWRKWAAISRKRILDTKSFEKGHFAVYTSEGKRFVVPLAYLNNLVMLEIFRMAEEEYGVDGNYGNGPIVLPFDGAFMEYAISLIKRSNSGEDIEERLIVMSKFPCGRLCLSSSLFVQHDQTVCSF, encoded by the coding sequence ATGGTTAGTAGGTGGCGAAAATGGGCAGCTATCAGCAGGAAACGGATCCTGGACACAAAAAGCTTCGAGAAGGGCCATTTTGCGGTTTACACAAGCGAAGGAAAACGTTTTGTGGTTCCATTGGCCTATCTCAATAATCTTGTCATGTTGGAAATCTTTAGAATGGCTGAAGAGGAATATGGAGTGGATGGGAATTATGGGAATGGTCCAATTGTGCTTCCCTTTGATGGTGCCTTTATGGAATATGCTATTTCTTTGATAAAAAGATCAAACTCCGGTGAAGATATAGAGGAGAGGCTGATCGTGATGTCAAAGTTTCCCTGTGGTCGGTTATGTTTATCGTCTTCTTTGTTTGTCCAACATGATCAAACTGTCTGTAGCTTTTGA